The following is a genomic window from Nitrospirota bacterium.
GCCGACCGCCATGTTCTGGATGTGCGGAGTCTTAGATCCAAGAATCGCCACGACCTTATTAATCTCCCGTTGGTATTCCAGCGCCTGCAGGTAATGATGGGCTGCAAGCATATTCACCTCAGGAGCAAGCTTCATCGCAGGATGGCCCCAGTAGCCGCTGCCGTATATGCCAAGCTGACCGGAACCGATAAAGGTCTTGAGCCTGTCCTGAGAAGCTTTTACCGCATCGTAGCTGTTGCCGGTCCAGGGTGAAAGTTTTTGCCCCAGGTTTGCTACGGCCCGTGCGTCCGCCTTGAGCGCAGATACAATGTCTACCCAGTCAAGCGCTGCAAGGTGATAAAAATGGACAATATGGTCATGGGTGGCGTGGGCGCCCATCATAAGGTTTCTGATAAACTGGGCGTTAAGCGGCACCTCCATCTGGAGTGCATTTTCGACCGAACGCACTGAAGCCAGTGCGTGAACGGTCGTTCAAACGCCGCAGAAGCGCTGCGTGAATATCCAGGCTTCCCGGGGGTCGCGCCCTTTCAGGATCGTCTCGATCCCCCTCCACATCTGCCCTGATGACCAGGCATTCGTGACCTTGCCGTTGTCAATCTCGCAGTCTATTCTCAGGTGGCCTTCAATCCTGGTAATAGGGTCAATGGTAATTCTTTTAGACATAGAGTCCTCCTCCTGACAGATAGTATTTTATGGATATTTGTTTATACGGGGATTTCATTCAGTGCTCGGTTTCCGGGAAAAGATTCAGATATTTCACCGAGAACTTGAAGCCGACGAATGCAAAGGCAATCATTGCGGCCGTGAGAACGATCTCCATCAGCGAAGGGAAGTAATCCACGCCAAACCTTCCTGCATATTCTGCCAGACCGAAGATGCCGACATTCATCCGGTTAAGAAGGATGCCGACGATCACCAGTATGTTGATCGCAAAGATGCTGCTCAGTCTTGTTCTGAAGTCTCTGACTGCGAGCAATACGAGGGGCAGCAGAACACCAATCACCATCTCAAGAAGATACATATTTGCCGTAAAGCTGCCGGTCAAGGCTGCCCCTATGCCGGCGCCCGACAGCAGGTCCCAGACCTTAAGGACAAAATAGAGAGCGGCAACAACAAGAGACCCCCTCGCCAAGCCCGTCAGAATATCCATGGGTGGTTTATGTTTAAAAATCCTTGCGCTCAGGATTGTCTCAAAACTCACCATGGAAAGCCCCATCATAATTGCAGAGACGAGAAACAGATAGGGAAGTCTGCTGCTGTACCAGAGCGGCGAAAGCTTTGAGGGAATGAGCAGATAGACTGCACCGAGCGAAGACTGGTGCAGGGTTGAAAGGAGCACGCCAAACAGTACGATCGGCACCATGATCCTGTTTACAAAACGGTAGGCCCCGCTCATCTTAAATCTCTCGAAGATCATGGGGCTGGACTCTGCGGCAAGCGTTGTCGTATAGAGCACAACATGAATGGCAACGATAAACATGATCGAATTGATCTGCCACATTACCAGCGGATGCCATAAGCGGAACGACTGTCCGATATCAAAGAAAATAGATGTTGCTGCAAGAACATACCCGAAAAAAGCGTTCAGGATAGCAGCCCTTACAATGGGTTTATATTTTTTCCAGTTCAGGAGGTAAACCGCTCCGGCTATGATAAAACCGCCGGCAGCCATTGCAACGCCGCCTAACACGTCAAAGCCGATCCAGAAGCCCCACGGCCAGATATCATTAAGGTTTGTTGCAGCACCGAGCCCAAACAGCATCCGGTAAATCGCCACAACACCACCCGCTGCCATAACAAGGAGCAGTCCCAGGGTCATGGGAGTCATCATCTTAATGTCTTTATGGTTCATCGCGGTTATTCCCCCTTATCCTTGTTTCTGCCCTTGGTGATGGCCCAGGTTGCTGCACCACCAATCAGCACAGTCGCTATGACAGCCGGTATTTTAGAGATGTAGGCCCAGGTGAGGTCAGGAAGGGCCTCGTCTTTGATATTCTTGTCAAATCCGAGCATCTCAAAAGGCAGTCCGGCAAGCAGAAGATACTGCGTTCCCCCGGCTTCTTTCATGCCATAGACATGATTGATGTATTTGGAAACCGTGCGTCTGCTCTTGTTCTTCGAGTCTGCGGTCTGTACCGGAAAATCGTATTGATCACCCGTTTTAAGAGTCAGCCGATTCTGGGCCTCTTTGCGAAGATCAACCACCTTGCCGAAGATCGAGGCGCCTGTCGGGCAGAATTCACAGCAGGCAGAGTATTTCCCCTCTGCATAGCGGTGATTGCAGAGCTGGCATTTTCTGACCTGAGGAGACGCCTTGCCAAATTCGTATTTCGGTATCCTGAAAGGGCAGGCAAGCTGGCAATATCTGCAGCCGATGCATTTGTTCTCTTCATAATAGACAACGCCGTTCTTAGGGTCCTTCTGAAGAGCAGCCACCGGGCAGGCAGAAACACAGGCAGGCGTGATGCAGTGCATGCAGTGCTGTTTTACAAAAGAGTAACCGTTTTCCGCTGAGTCCTTGGTTACGGCCGTTCCGTTTTTGACAACTTTAATGATATTGAGCGTTTTCGCCGAAAGGTCATGCGGGTCGTCCCAGATCTTTTCCGGAGTAGAATATTCATAAGGAGGAGCTACCACTTCCGTACCGGAAGAGAGCGCACCTTTTGGCATGCTGTTGTAGGTCTTGCAGTTGACCATACAGGATTTGCAGCCTATGCAGAGAGTCGCATCATAAAGAATGCCGACTGCCTCGGGAGGGAGTTCCTTTGACATGGACGCATTGACCGGCATCGCCTGTGAGGCAAGCAGCATGCCGCTACCAGCTGCCGCTGTCTTGAGAAAATCTCGCCTGTTCATGCTCATGGCCTATTCCCCCTTGTCTTTTTTGTCGTCGTCCTTCTTGCCAAGACCGGACAGCAGGGCCGCTCCTGCAGCGCCTATCGCAACTCCTGCTACGCCCGCAGCAAGCGCCGTGGTCCCGGGAGCCACGCCCTCTTTACCGGGAAAGACTTCGGTAAAGATTGAAGGAGGCGTAATATACTTCGGTCTTGCAGGGGAATGAAGAGGAACGGTAAAGCCGACACCCTTTTCCGTACAGCCAAAGCAGGGATGTCCTGTACCGACCGGCCAGGCTCCAGAGCCGACGTCGTTAAAGAGCTGGACAGGGCAGTTTGCAAAGGTCTCGGGCCCCTTGCATCCGAGCTTATAAAGACAGTAGCCCTTTCTGTGGCCTTCATCACCGAACTGCAGCGCAAACCTTCCTGCATCGAAATGCGGACGGCGTTCGCAGTTTTCATGAATGATCCTGCCATAGGCAAACTTCGGTCTTGATTGATCATCAAGCTCAGGAAGTTTCTTAAAGGTCACGTAATACAGCACGGTTGAAAGAAAATTATAGGGGTTAGGCGGACAGCCGGGAATATTAACCACAGGCGTCTTTATCCCTTTGCTCTTCAGCACTTCATGCGCCGCAGTCGCCCCTGTCGGATTAGGGTCCGAGGCCGGCAACCCGCCCCATGATGAGCAGGATCCCATTGCCACAACTGCTGCAGCATCAGTGGCCATTTCAACAAGAAGAGAAAGAGCTGTTTTGCCGCCGATCTTGCAGTAAATACCGTTGTCCTTGATCGGTATGGAGCCGTCGACAACAAGGATGTATTTGCCCTTATACTCCTTCATAGCCTTCACACGCCAATCCTCAGCCTGCTTTCCCGATCCGACGAGAAGAGTTTCATGATATTCAAGCGAGATCAGTTCAAGGATAAGTTTTTCGAGTGTCGGATGGCTCGCCCTTAAGAGGGTCTCCGTACATCCTGTGCATTCCTGCGCAGAAAGCCAGAGCACGGGTGGACGCTTCTGGGTCGTGACCGCCTCAGCGATCTTCTCTCCCATCCCGATCGGAAGCCCCATGCCTACAGCCATGGTGCTGCAGAACTTCAGAAAGTCCCTGCGCGAAAAACCGCAGATCATCTCCTCTTCCTTAGCGACAAGTTCAAGTTCCTTCATTGCCTTCCCCCTTCTGTTTCTGGATGTTAAATCTGTTCTGCACCTAAGCCGTCTCGTCAGATTTTGGACCATACCAACAGAGGCGGCTAATGAATTTATTTTATAGACGCATAAGCTTGATTATTATACTACTCAAAATTCAAATTAATTCAAACTCTTTTTTGCGCTCAAATTACGAAACAAGGAAAGATGCTAATTATAAATAGATACGGACGGCCGACTCGTATATACTTATGAGAAAGAGCAGCTTCGAGGAATGCATCCTCATCAGTAGCAGGGATACCGTATTCCAAGAGAAATTATATTTTCAGGGAGGATTACAATGGCGAAAGCAACGGTTACATTCACAGGCGGCATGCAGTTTGTAGCAACGGCAGATTCAGGCCATGCAGTGGTAATGGATGCAGGACAGGAGGTCGGCGGCATCAATTCGGGGTCAAGACCTATGGAGCTCCTCCTGATGGGCATCGGGGGATGCTCGGGAATGGATATCATCTCGATACTCAGGAAAAAGAAGCAGCAGGTGACAGGACTTGAAGCACACGTCAGCGGCGTTATGGCAGACGACTACCCTCATAAATATACAGAGATCGCGATCGAGTACATCGTCACGGGAAGAAAACTATCGGAGGAGGCAGTAAAAAGAGCAGTGCAGCTTTCAATGGACAAATACTGCTCGGTCAAAGCCACGCTTGAAGGAGCGGCCAGGATCGACTTCTCTTACCGGATAGTTGAAGATTGATGAGAAAATTGTGGCAGCTGGCTATTTGGATAAGACAATTCCCGCATATCCCACAACGCTGTCATAGTCACCGCTCACTTCCCCTGACGTCATATAATTAATAAGTCTTGCGTTCCTGGCCCCAAGCAGCTGCGCCGCAATAAGCATGACCGTTGCCGGCAATACGCCGCACATGGATATCCTCTCATGCATAACCGTATCATAGAGACCGCGGGGGTCAAGACCAAGCATCTTCTCTATTGCCCTGCTGTCTTTTTGACGAGCGACCTTGTCAGAGACATAATGACTCATGTCAGAACTCGCCAGAATCGTAACCGGGTATTCCACTGCCTCAATGGCCTTTGCAATCGCTTCAGCAAGTTCACTGCAGTTATCATAGGATGCGCTCATCAATGCAATGGGAACGATAGAGACATCGCGGGAAAAATGGACAATAAAGGGCAGCTGAACCTCCAGGGAATGCTCATAGGCATGAGCCTGCGAATCATTGACTGCCAGACTCGTGCCCTTGCATATCCTGCGTGCAAGACTGCTGTCGATATTGAGACTTCCGGTAGGGACCTCCCAGGCGCCTTCATCCATGATCGAAACTGCATGGCCAAGGCCCGTGTGGTTTGGTCCCAGCATGATAAACGTCTTTGGCATCGCAATAGAGGAGTAGACCTGACCAGCTACCGTACCGGAATATATGAGTCCGGCATGCGGGACCATGATACCGACAGCACCCATTGGGGGCAGACCGGAGGAGACTAACTGCTCAACCTGCCTGCCGAGTCCGGCACGAGTACCGTCATAGAACCTGCCTGCAACTGCCGGAGTTCGACGCATTATCAGAAGGTCTCTTCCAGTTCCTGATATTCGAGATCAGTCGCATCGACAAACCGCGTACAGTAGGCAAGAAAGGTGAGATTGACCTTGTCCGTAGGACCGTTTCTCTGTTTTGCAATATCCACCACAATGCCGCCCCTGCCCTCTTTCTCCTCCTTTGCTTCGCGGTACAGAAACATGATAACGTCGGCATCCTGTTCAATGGCTCCAGACTCTCTGAGGTCGGCAAGAGTCGGATTCTTGTTGCTGCCTGTCCTGGTCTCGACTCCGCGGTTCAACTGGCTCAGGGCAATGACCGGCACCTCGAGTTCCTTTGCCAGCGCTTTAAGAGAACGCGAAATATCTGCAATCTCCTGTTCGCGCCGCTCAAATTTTCCGGTGCCTTTCATAAGCTGAAGGTAATCGATAATGATGAGGCTGAGGCCGTGCTGCTGCTTCAATCTCCGCGCCTTTGCTCTCATTTCAAGCACCGAAAGGCCGGACGAATCATCGATAAATATTTTGGACTCGGCAAGTTTACCGGCAGCATTTGTCAGTTTGTTCCAATCCTCACGCTTATTGATGAATCCCTTTCTCACCTTGTTCGAATCCACCTTTGCCTCAGAGCAGAGCATTCTCATCACCAGTTGCTCCTTCGCCATTTCAAGACTGAAAATCGCCACAGGTTCGTTCATGCCAATGCCGACGTGTTGGGCAATATTGAGGCAGAATGCGGTCTTGCCCATGCCGGGCCGCCCGCCTATAATAATCAGATCTCCCCGCTGAAAGCCGGTAGTCAGCTCGTCAATGTCCTTGAATCCTGACGGCACGCCGGTGATCGCCTCTTTCCGGTCATAAAGCCTTTCGATCGTGACGAAGGTATCGGTAATCAGGTCCTTCATGGGGTAGAAGGCGGTCTTTACCTTCCGGTCATGAAGCGTGAATATGGTCTTTTCAGCAAAATCAATCAGCTCATCAGCGTCCTGCTCGCTTTCATAGACATTCTTCGCGATATCGGTTACCGAGGTGAGAAGCCCTCTGACCAGCGCCTTTTCCTTGATGATCCTAGCATGATACCGCACATTGGCAGAGGTCGCCACGATAGAGGCGAGAGAGGAGAGATACTGCAACCCGCCTATAGCTTCAAGCTCTCCGCGGGTTTTCATGAATTCAGTCAGGGTAATGATATCGACCGGATCAGATTTTTTATGAAGATCGGTCATGGCCTGATAGATCTTTTTGTGCGAATCGCGATAGAAATCATCAGCGATAAGCATCTCAACCGCGGTGTGAAGAGCGTCATTGTCAAGCAAAATGGCGCCCAGAACAGACTGCTCTGCTTCTATACTCTGTGGAGGGACCCTGTCTTTCTGGATTTCAGAATCTCTCATTCAGAAACAACATGAATTTTTACCGGAGCAGAAACCTCTGGGTGCATCTTGACATGAACAACAAATTCTCCAATGCGCTTGATTGGTTCATCAATATGAATTTTTTTCTTGTCGATTTCAAAACCCTGGGCCACGAGAGCCTCGGCAATATCCATGCTGGTTACACTGCCGAAAAGCTTCTCTTCTTCTCCGACCTTTGCCTTGATAACAAGCGTCAGTGCCGAGAGCTTCTCCGCTGAAGCCTTGGAGGCATCCCTGATCTTGGCGGCCTTCTCCATAATGATCTTCTTATTATGCTCAAGCTCCTTTATGTTCTTGGTGCTTGCCTCAGCAGCAAGATTCTTGGGGATCAGATAGTTCCGTGCATATCCGTCTGATGCATTGACAACTTCCCCCATATGACCAAGCCCCTTCACATCATCTTTGAGAATTACTTTCATACTATTCGTCTCCTTGTCTGCTTTTTTGTATTACGATACCACAAAAATTACAAAAATTTCCCTCTCTCCCGGATAGGCAAATCCGCTTGAATTTGGGCCTTTAGATTGTTTATAATCTGCGAAACTGTCGCAGAATGCTCCACAATGAAAAGGAGGAGGAAAACTACCAAGACTATTGTTGACAGGTTTTCACCTTACGGCCAAATATAATAAATCTTTCGTAAAACAGAAAAGGAGGGTATCAAATGAAAATGACAGGCAGCAGATGGGTCAATCTTTTTATGTTGCTCATGGCTTTCGTGGCAGGACTTGGCTTTGTTGCAGGTGATGCACAGGCAACGAACGGTTATTTTGCACATGGTTACAGCATTGAGAGCAAGGCAATGGGTGGCGCTGGAGTGGCATTGCCCCAGAGTTCGCTGGATGCTTCGGTAAACCCGGCACTCATGGCCTTTGTCGGAACCCGTGCTGACATCTCTCTCAGCATTTTTAATCCAAACAGGGAATATACCGTTGAGGGAACCCCTTCGGGCTTTCCGGGAACGTTTGGCCTGACTCCCGGAACGGTCAAGAGCGACAGCAACTATTTTCTCGTTCCGGCAATGGGTGCAAACTGGGTAATGACAAATAAGTCTTCAATCGGAATTTCAGTCTTCGGCAATGGCGGTATGAATACCGACTACGACAAAAGCACATTCTACGGGTCAAAGCCTACGGGTGTAGACCTGATGCAGTTATTCATCATGCCGACCCTTTCCGTAAAGGTAACACCAAAGCACTCTCTTGGATTCAGCCCAATTATTGCGTATCAGAGGTTTGAGGAGCGCGGTCTCCAGGCCTTTGCCGCCTTTTCGAGCGATCCTGCGAACATCTCCAACAGAGGCTATGACAATGCATATGGTTTTGGCGGCAGGATCGGTTACTATGGCGAGATCATGCCCTACCTGAGCGTCGGTGCATCATTTCAGACAAAGATCTGGACGACCAAATATGGCAAATATGCCGGACTCTTTGCTGAGCAGGGTGGCTTTGACATCCCGGCCAACTGGACAATCGGCGTCGCCGTTAAACCGACACCGGCCCTGGCATTTCTCTTTGATGTTCAGAAAATCTACTACAGTGATACAAACTCAATTGGCAATCCTATGATGCCCAATTTAATGACCGCTGCCCTTGGTAATGATGGCGGAGCAGGCTTTGGCTGGCATGATATGACTGTCTATAAAGCAGGCGTGCAGTGGAAGAGCAGCAATGCATGGACATGGAGAGCAGGCTATTCCTACGGCAAACAGCCTATCCACAGTGAAGATGTCATGTTTAATATCCTTGCTCCCGGCGTCATAGAACAGCATGCAACGGTCGGCGTCACAAGAGCAATATCGAAGACGCAGGACCTCAGTTTTTCTCTTATGCATGCTTTCTCAAAGACCGTTAGCGGGCCGAATCCAATGGAAGTTCCCGGCATGCAGGAACTTCGCATAAAGATGAACCAGTGGGAAGCGACCCTCGGATACACCTGGAAGTTCTAAGCTAAGAATCTCTTTCAGGGGCTACAAAAGGGGCCTGTGCTTCAAAGCACAGGCCCCTTCTTATTTGATAGTTACCGGTACCGGGATAAAGGTAAGGATAAAGATGACAAGCGCGATAAACCCTATCGTCTTGCGCCCTGGATCAAGGGGCACCTCAGGATAAAGGATAGGCGGATGCTTTGAACCGAGAAACAGCAGCAGCACGGCCCAGACCAGCCATCCCTGGAAGAAATAGCCGAGTATGACGAGCAGGCCTATCATACATTTTGAAAGCCATCCATGCCTTTCTCCCAATATTGCATAGGCAATATGGCCGCCATCAAGCTGTCCGGCAGGGATAAGATTAAGGGAGGTAACAAAAAACCCGATCCATCCTGCAAATGCGATGGGGTGGAGGTATACTTCATAGGCATCTGGAATAGAACCTATGACGATCTTCGTCAGAGCGATAAACAGAAGGGAATCGCCCAATACCAGCATCTCACCAGACTGACGCGGCATCGCATGTATCTCAGAGTAATGCAGACCGACAACAACGGCAACGACTGAGACGAGAAAACCCGCAATAGGACCTGATGAGCCGATATCCATGAGCGCATTTTTTGTGGTTATCGCTGACCGCATTTTTATGAAGGCGCCAAGCGTCCCAAACAGGGTCGGCGCCGGGATGAAGTAGGGAAGTGAAGCCTCAATACCATGACGCCGCGACATTATGTAGTGAGAAAACTCGTGGACAAGAAGTATTGAGAGCAGGGCAAGTGAAAACGGCAGCCCCTGAAAAATATGCTGCGGTTCTTTTATGAGGTCAACACCGGCATGAATCGCACCAACCGCAAGCGTAGAGACAAACGTCAGCAAAAACAGGGCAAGATTAAGGAGAGGAGACCTCCTCATCCAACAACAGTCCCCTGAAGGTCATAGTCGAAGGCCTGATCGATTCTGACGTTAACGAACTCATGCTTCCCGACCCCGTCTCCCTTCAAAAAAACGACCCCGTCTATTTCCGGTGCCTGGGAATATATCCTGCCGATCCCGACATCACCGTCCATCTCATCCACAAGGGCCCTGAAGACCCTGCCGACAAGCATCTTGTTCCTTTCGAGAGAAATGGCAGACTGCACCTCCATGATCCTGTCGCGCCGCTTTGCCCGGATATGTTTCGGCACCTGGCCTTTCAGCGCATATGCAGCGCTTCCCTCTTCCCGTGAATAGGTGAAGACGCCCAGCCTGTCTAATTCCATGCGCCGGACAAAATCGAGCATAGATTCAAAATCCTCCTGCGTCTCCTGAGGGAACCCGGTAATCAGGGTGCTTCTGAGCGCCACATCCGGAACCATTGTCCTGATCTTCTTTATAAGCTTTTCGTAATATTGCCTGCCGCCCCCGCGCTTCATCAGGCCGAGGATCTTTTCTTCTGTATGTTGAAGCGGAATATCGAGATATTTGCAAACTTTTTTTTCTGCTGCTATCGTTTCGAGGAGTTCATCCGTAATTGCGGTCGGATAGAGATAAAGAAGGCGTATCCAGAAATCACCGCTGATCGAGGCGATATCCTTTATGAGCCGCGAAAGGTCATATTGGGCAAGGTCTTTGCCATAGGACGTGATGTCCTGGGCCACGATGATGAGCTCACGCCGCCCTGCCCTGATAAGCGCTTCCGCCTCTTTCAGAATATCCTCGGGCGCGCTGCTATGGAAACCGCCCCGGATATCGGGGATTACACAGTAAGAGCAACCCCTGTCGCAGCCTTCCGCTATCTTGAGATAGGCATATGCCGTATCAGCAAGTCGAACATCAGGTTCCGCAGAAGCCGCCGCAGGCAGAACGCTGACGCAGTAATCAACGATCTTCTCGTCATCGCCAACGCCGTACAGCACGTCGATCTCCGGGATCTCCTGTTTCAGTTCCTCCCCATATCTTTTGGCAAGGCATCCGAAGACGACAAGTTTCTTTTTCCCGGACTCTTTGGCAGCCGTCAGCCTGAGGATCTCTTCTATCGACTCCTTTTTTGCTGCATCGATGAATCCGCAGGTATTGATAAGAAGAAGGTCTGCCTGCTCAGGATCTTCGGTATAAGACAGACCCCGTGCAGCGAGCTTTTTCAGGAGGTTTTCCGAATCGACCAGGTTCTTCGGGCAGCCAAGGCTTACGAGGGATATCTTAGACACGGCTTTTCTTCACCGTTCTGTAGACAATAAAATAACTGAGCAGTGCAGAAACAGAGCCCAAAACCGTGGTACCGAGCAGAAACGGCATAAGCAGAGGCCCCATGGTATGAAGCAGTTCTTTCATCGACAGATGAGCCCAGTCAATATCCGGGATAATATGGTTCATGGCAAGGAGCTTGGCGCCTAACCATATACCAAAGGAATAGATCGGCACAATGGTCCATGGATTCGTCACATAGATACCGACAATGCTCACAAACTTGTTCAGCCTGAAGATCCATGCAACCAAAAGACCGAGCAGCGTATGAAGACCGATGAGAGGAGACATACCGATAAAAACGCCGACAGAAAATGCCAGCGCTATTCGGTGAGGCGATTCCTTAATGGTAAGGATTTGCCTGAGCTTATCCCTGAAGTGAGAAATGCCGATACCCCTTTGCAGAAATTTTTATATTTTTTTCTTTTTCGTCAACGACCGAGATACCTGAGCGCATGA
Proteins encoded in this region:
- the nrfD gene encoding polysulfide reductase NrfD, with protein sequence MNHKDIKMMTPMTLGLLLVMAAGGVVAIYRMLFGLGAATNLNDIWPWGFWIGFDVLGGVAMAAGGFIIAGAVYLLNWKKYKPIVRAAILNAFFGYVLAATSIFFDIGQSFRLWHPLVMWQINSIMFIVAIHVVLYTTTLAAESSPMIFERFKMSGAYRFVNRIMVPIVLFGVLLSTLHQSSLGAVYLLIPSKLSPLWYSSRLPYLFLVSAIMMGLSMVSFETILSARIFKHKPPMDILTGLARGSLVVAALYFVLKVWDLLSGAGIGAALTGSFTANMYLLEMVIGVLLPLVLLAVRDFRTRLSSIFAINILVIVGILLNRMNVGIFGLAEYAGRFGVDYFPSLMEIVLTAAMIAFAFVGFKFSVKYLNLFPETEH
- the hybA gene encoding hydrogenase 2 operon protein HybA, giving the protein MSMNRRDFLKTAAAGSGMLLASQAMPVNASMSKELPPEAVGILYDATLCIGCKSCMVNCKTYNSMPKGALSSGTEVVAPPYEYSTPEKIWDDPHDLSAKTLNIIKVVKNGTAVTKDSAENGYSFVKQHCMHCITPACVSACPVAALQKDPKNGVVYYEENKCIGCRYCQLACPFRIPKYEFGKASPQVRKCQLCNHRYAEGKYSACCEFCPTGASIFGKVVDLRKEAQNRLTLKTGDQYDFPVQTADSKNKSRRTVSKYINHVYGMKEAGGTQYLLLAGLPFEMLGFDKNIKDEALPDLTWAYISKIPAVIATVLIGGAATWAITKGRNKDKGE
- a CDS encoding hydrogenase small subunit yields the protein MKELELVAKEEEMICGFSRRDFLKFCSTMAVGMGLPIGMGEKIAEAVTTQKRPPVLWLSAQECTGCTETLLRASHPTLEKLILELISLEYHETLLVGSGKQAEDWRVKAMKEYKGKYILVVDGSIPIKDNGIYCKIGGKTALSLLVEMATDAAAVVAMGSCSSWGGLPASDPNPTGATAAHEVLKSKGIKTPVVNIPGCPPNPYNFLSTVLYYVTFKKLPELDDQSRPKFAYGRIIHENCERRPHFDAGRFALQFGDEGHRKGYCLYKLGCKGPETFANCPVQLFNDVGSGAWPVGTGHPCFGCTEKGVGFTVPLHSPARPKYITPPSIFTEVFPGKEGVAPGTTALAAGVAGVAIGAAGAALLSGLGKKDDDKKDKGE
- a CDS encoding OsmC family protein, which produces MAKATVTFTGGMQFVATADSGHAVVMDAGQEVGGINSGSRPMELLLMGIGGCSGMDIISILRKKKQQVTGLEAHVSGVMADDYPHKYTEIAIEYIVTGRKLSEEAVKRAVQLSMDKYCSVKATLEGAARIDFSYRIVED
- the amrB gene encoding AmmeMemoRadiSam system protein B, producing MRRTPAVAGRFYDGTRAGLGRQVEQLVSSGLPPMGAVGIMVPHAGLIYSGTVAGQVYSSIAMPKTFIMLGPNHTGLGHAVSIMDEGAWEVPTGSLNIDSSLARRICKGTSLAVNDSQAHAYEHSLEVQLPFIVHFSRDVSIVPIALMSASYDNCSELAEAIAKAIEAVEYPVTILASSDMSHYVSDKVARQKDSRAIEKMLGLDPRGLYDTVMHERISMCGVLPATVMLIAAQLLGARNARLINYMTSGEVSGDYDSVVGYAGIVLSK
- the dnaB gene encoding replicative DNA helicase encodes the protein MRDSEIQKDRVPPQSIEAEQSVLGAILLDNDALHTAVEMLIADDFYRDSHKKIYQAMTDLHKKSDPVDIITLTEFMKTRGELEAIGGLQYLSSLASIVATSANVRYHARIIKEKALVRGLLTSVTDIAKNVYESEQDADELIDFAEKTIFTLHDRKVKTAFYPMKDLITDTFVTIERLYDRKEAITGVPSGFKDIDELTTGFQRGDLIIIGGRPGMGKTAFCLNIAQHVGIGMNEPVAIFSLEMAKEQLVMRMLCSEAKVDSNKVRKGFINKREDWNKLTNAAGKLAESKIFIDDSSGLSVLEMRAKARRLKQQHGLSLIIIDYLQLMKGTGKFERREQEIADISRSLKALAKELEVPVIALSQLNRGVETRTGSNKNPTLADLRESGAIEQDADVIMFLYREAKEEKEGRGGIVVDIAKQRNGPTDKVNLTFLAYCTRFVDATDLEYQELEETF
- a CDS encoding 50S ribosomal protein L9, whose translation is MKVILKDDVKGLGHMGEVVNASDGYARNYLIPKNLAAEASTKNIKELEHNKKIIMEKAAKIRDASKASAEKLSALTLVIKAKVGEEEKLFGSVTSMDIAEALVAQGFEIDKKKIHIDEPIKRIGEFVVHVKMHPEVSAPVKIHVVSE
- a CDS encoding outer membrane protein transport protein, with translation MLLMAFVAGLGFVAGDAQATNGYFAHGYSIESKAMGGAGVALPQSSLDASVNPALMAFVGTRADISLSIFNPNREYTVEGTPSGFPGTFGLTPGTVKSDSNYFLVPAMGANWVMTNKSSIGISVFGNGGMNTDYDKSTFYGSKPTGVDLMQLFIMPTLSVKVTPKHSLGFSPIIAYQRFEERGLQAFAAFSSDPANISNRGYDNAYGFGGRIGYYGEIMPYLSVGASFQTKIWTTKYGKYAGLFAEQGGFDIPANWTIGVAVKPTPALAFLFDVQKIYYSDTNSIGNPMMPNLMTAALGNDGGAGFGWHDMTVYKAGVQWKSSNAWTWRAGYSYGKQPIHSEDVMFNILAPGVIEQHATVGVTRAISKTQDLSFSLMHAFSKTVSGPNPMEVPGMQELRIKMNQWEATLGYTWKF
- a CDS encoding site-2 protease family protein, translated to MRRSPLLNLALFLLTFVSTLAVGAIHAGVDLIKEPQHIFQGLPFSLALLSILLVHEFSHYIMSRRHGIEASLPYFIPAPTLFGTLGAFIKMRSAITTKNALMDIGSSGPIAGFLVSVVAVVVGLHYSEIHAMPRQSGEMLVLGDSLLFIALTKIVIGSIPDAYEVYLHPIAFAGWIGFFVTSLNLIPAGQLDGGHIAYAILGERHGWLSKCMIGLLVILGYFFQGWLVWAVLLLFLGSKHPPILYPEVPLDPGRKTIGFIALVIFILTFIPVPVTIK
- the rimO gene encoding 30S ribosomal protein S12 methylthiotransferase RimO, translated to MSKISLVSLGCPKNLVDSENLLKKLAARGLSYTEDPEQADLLLINTCGFIDAAKKESIEEILRLTAAKESGKKKLVVFGCLAKRYGEELKQEIPEIDVLYGVGDDEKIVDYCVSVLPAAASAEPDVRLADTAYAYLKIAEGCDRGCSYCVIPDIRGGFHSSAPEDILKEAEALIRAGRRELIIVAQDITSYGKDLAQYDLSRLIKDIASISGDFWIRLLYLYPTAITDELLETIAAEKKVCKYLDIPLQHTEEKILGLMKRGGGRQYYEKLIKKIRTMVPDVALRSTLITGFPQETQEDFESMLDFVRRMELDRLGVFTYSREEGSAAYALKGQVPKHIRAKRRDRIMEVQSAISLERNKMLVGRVFRALVDEMDGDVGIGRIYSQAPEIDGVVFLKGDGVGKHEFVNVRIDQAFDYDLQGTVVG
- a CDS encoding DUF2062 domain-containing protein is translated as MQRGIGISHFRDKLRQILTIKESPHRIALAFSVGVFIGMSPLIGLHTLLGLLVAWIFRLNKFVSIVGIYVTNPWTIVPIYSFGIWLGAKLLAMNHIIPDIDWAHLSMKELLHTMGPLLMPFLLGTTVLGSVSALLSYFIVYRTVKKSRV